A single region of the Brassica rapa cultivar Chiifu-401-42 chromosome A03, CAAS_Brap_v3.01, whole genome shotgun sequence genome encodes:
- the LOC103855844 gene encoding elicitor peptide 4: MEREGRREDGVSYYLWIPFKFIHQTLRSLVLKLFGRSPSHHTACLEEEEVEIVQVTSRGLPRKPPKKLQQKPRDSSGKPGRINKKPR; encoded by the exons ATGGAGAGAGAGggaagaagagaagatggagtttCTTATTATCTCTGGATCCCTTTTAAGTTCATTCACCAAACTCTCCGATCTCTCGTACTCAAGCTTTTCGGTCGTTCTCCTTCTCACCATACAGCTTGTCTG gaggaggaagaagttGAGATTGTGCAAGTGACGTCGAGGGGACTTCCGAGGAAACCACCAAAGAAGCTGCAGCAGAAGCCGAGAGACAGTTCCGGCAAGCCGGGAAGGATCAACAAGAAGCCTCGCTAA
- the LOC103855845 gene encoding LOW QUALITY PROTEIN: protein HEAT INTOLERANT 4-like (The sequence of the model RefSeq protein was modified relative to this genomic sequence to represent the inferred CDS: substituted 1 base at 1 genomic stop codon) yields MKKGAKRKGASKAGRKGADAVDESQNDKVVAESLEASTQEESQQPNAEAEAKPEITEVKDASPSQQQEDVKAEEVDEDKKKPGRPRGGKRKRATKKEVDVKDEKKPPPRAKKARVAKPQEEPEYFEDERNLEGLWKAAFPVGTEWDQLDALYEYNWDFKHLEEALEEGGFLFGKKVFLFGCTEPQLVPFKGANKILHVPAVVAVESPFPPSDKIGITSVQREVEEIIPMKTMKMDWLPYIPLENRAXQVDRMNFQIFVLGCTRRRAALRHMKEDLVKKYEYCLPYFYQPFKEDELEQSTEVQIMFPSEPPVVCEFDWEFDELEEFVDKLIEEEALPSDQKDEFKEYVKVQVRAAKKANREAKDARRKAIEEMSEDTKQAFQSMKFYKFYPLPSSETPDVSGVKSPFINRYYGKADQVL; encoded by the exons ATGAAGAAAGGAGCGAAGAGAAAGGGAGCTTCAAAAGCAGGTCGCAAAGGTGCTGACGCTGTTGATGAGAGTCAGAACGATAAGGTGGTTGCCGAGTCTCTCGAGGCTTCCACGCAGGAGGAGAGTCAGCAGCCTAACGCGGAAGCGGAAGCTAAACCGGAGATAACCGAGGTGAAAGACGCGTCTCCTTCTCAGCAACAAGAGGACGTCAAGGCCGAGGAAGTTGATGAGGATAAGAAGAAACCTGGTCGTCCTCGTGGCGGTAAGCGAAAGAGAGCCACGAAGAAGGAAGTTGATGTGAAGGACGAGAAGAAACCGCCTCCGAGAGCTAAGAAAGCACGAGTGGCCAAGCCACAGGAAGAGCCTGAGTACTTCGAGGACGAGCGTAATCTG gaggGTTTGTGGAAAGCTGCATTTCCTGTGGGAACTgag TGGGACCAGTTGGATGCACTTTATGAATATAATTGGGATTTCAAACACCTTGAA GAAGCATTGGAGGAAGGTGGATTCCTCTTTGGGAAGAAAGTCTTTCTTTTCGGCTGTACAGAAC CGCAGTTAGTCCCCTTCAAAGGCGCAAACAAGATTCTCCACGTCCCAGCAGTTGTTGCT GTTGAATCACCCTTTCCACCTTCTGATAAGATAGGAATCACGTCGGTTCAGAGGGAAGTGGAGGAAATCATTCCAATGAAGACAATGAAAATGGACTGGCTTCCTTACATTCCGCTTGAGAACAG AGCTTGACAAGTTGATAGGATGAACTTTCAAATTTTTGTCTTGGGCTGTACGCGGCGGAG AGCTGCTCTGAGACATATGAAGGAAGATCTCGTTAAGAAGTACGAGTATTGCCTTCCTT ATTTCTATCAGCCATTTAAGGAAGATGAACTTGAACAGAGTACTGAGGTCCAGATAATGTTCCCCTCTGAACCGCCG GTTGTATGTGAGTTTGACTGGGAGTTTGACGAACTTGAG GAATTTGTTGATAAGCTGATAGAAGAGGAAGCCTTACCTTCAGATCAAAAGGATGAGTTCAAG GAATATGTCAAAGTGCAAGTTCGAGCTGCAAAGAAAGCTAACCGAGAG GCCAAAGATGCTCGAAGGAAGGCAATAGAAGAAATGAGCGAAGATACTAAACAAGCCTTTCAAAGCATGAAGTTCTACAAATTCTACCCTCTGCCTTCATCAGAAACACCAGACGTCTCTGGAGTCAAG TCGCCGTTCATCAACCGATACTATGGAAAGGCTGATCAAGTCCTTTGA
- the LOC103855846 gene encoding probable inactive receptor kinase At5g10020 — MSHHHPTLALTFTTLLLLLLLLLHDANAVTNDELQSLLEFRKGIRDESSNNRIQWAAPDSLTDPTTCLDDWPGISCDPETGSVTSINLDRLGLSGELKFHTLASLPSLRNLTLSGNRFSGRVVPSLGKITSLQHLDLSDNGFYGPIPDRISSLWGLNYLNLSANKFSGGFPGGFGNLQQLRSLDLHGNDVYGDVTEIFAELKNVEFVDLSSNRFHGGLSLTVSSISNTLRHLNLSHNELNGGFFSGDSIGLFKNLEVLDLENNEINGELPRFGSQPNLRILRLARNQLFGAVPGELLQSSIPLQELDLSRNGFTGSISEINSTTLTLLNLSSNGLSGELPSSLRSCLVIDLSGNTFSGDVSVVGKWEATPEFLDLSSNSLSGALPNFTSVFSRLTVLNIRNNSVSGSLPSLWDASGVSQFSVIDLSSNKFSGAIPQTFFTFGSLRSLNLSMNNLEGAIPFRGSGASELLALTFYPQMESLDLSTNSLTGELPGEIGTMEKIKVLNLANNKLSGEVPIDLNKLSGLEYLDLSNNGFNGQLPDKLPSQMVRFNVSYNDLSGVVPEGLRSYPRSSFYPGNSKLILPGGTPTGVPEKERHSKRSVMIAVIVASLGAAVMVLFVLFAYHRTQLKHFHGRNEFADQDTARDAKSGRSSRPSFLNFGSNTGQHSSSLSFSNAHLLTANSRSLSGIPEPEITEQGLPPDTSGRRSSSGGSPLSSSPRFSDQPVMLDVYSPDRLAGELFFLDLSLKLTAEELSRAPAEVLGRSSHGTLYKATLDDGHMLTVKWLRVGLVKHKKDFHKEAKKIGSLKHPNIVQLRAYYWGPREQERLLLSDYMGGESLAMHLYETTPRRYSPMSFTQRLKVAVEVAQCLLYLHDRAMPHGNLKPTNIFLTSPENTVRMTDYCIHRLMSSSGVAEQILNMSALGYSAPELASASKPVPTLKSDVYAFGVILMELLTRRSAGDIISGQSGAVDLTDWVRLCDQEGRRMDCIDRDIAGGEEFSKAMDDALAVAIRCIVSVNERPNIRQVLDQLTSISSP; from the exons ATGAGTCATCATCATCCAACTCTCGCTCTCACCTTCAccactctcctcctcctcctcctcctcctcctccacgaCGCAAACGCCGTAACCAACGACGAGCTCCAATCCCTCCTCGAGTTCCGCAAAGGCATCCGCGACGAATCCTCCAACAACCGCATCCAATGGGCCGCGCCAGACTCCCTCACCGACCCCACAACCTGCCTCGACGACTGGCCCGGTATCTCCTGCGACCCGGAAACCGGTTCAGTAACCTCAATTAATCTCGACCGGCTCGGTTTATCCGGGGAGCTCAAATTCCACACGCTCGCCTCTCTCCCCTCTCTCCGTAACTTAACTCTATCCGGAAACCGCTTCTCGGGTCGGGTCGTCCCTTCCTTGGGTAAAATCACCTCCCTCCAGCACTTGGATCTCTCGGATAATGGATTCTACGGACCTATCCCGGATCGGATCTCGTCTCTCTGGGGGTTAAACTACCTCAACCTCTCCGCCAACAAATTCTCCGGCGGGTTCCCGGGCGGGTTCGGGAACCTCCAGCAGTTACGATCTCTCGATTTGCACGGAAACGATGTCTACGGAGACGTCACCGAGATCTTCGCCGAGCTGAAGAACGTTGAGTTCGTTGACTTGAGCTCTAACCGCTTCCACGGCGGATTATCTCTAACCGTTTCCAGCATCTCCAACACTCTCCGTCACTTGAATCTGAGCCACAATGAACTAAACGGAGGATTCTTCAGCGGCGATTCGATTGGTTTATTTAAGAATCTCGAGGTTCTTGATTTGGAGAACAACGAGATCAACGGCGAGCTTCCTAGGTTTGGATCGCAGCCTAATTTGAGGATCTTGAGGTTGGCGCGTAACCAGCTCTTCGGTGCGGTGCCTGGAGAGTTGCTTCAGAGTTCGATTCCGTTGCAGGAGTTAGATCTCAGTAGAAACGGCTTTACAG GATCAATTAGTGAGATCAATTCAACTACTTTAACTTTGTTGAATCTTTCCTCCAACGGTCTATCTGGCGAGCTTCCATCGAGTTTGAGGAGTTGCTTAGTGATAGATCTTAGCGGGAACACGTTCTCAGGTGACGTGTCCGTTGTTGGAAAATGGGAAGCTACTCCGGAGTTTCTTGATCTGAGCTCGAACAGTTTGTCAGGAGCCTTGCCTAACTTCACTTCAGTGTTTTCGAGATTAACCGTGTTGAATATTAGGAACAACTCCGTCTCCGGTAGCTTACCTTCACTGTGGGATGCTTCTGGGGTTTCTCAGTTCTCTGTGATTGATCTCAGCTCGAATAAGTTCAGCGGGGCAATTCCGCAAACCTTCTTCACTTTTGGGAGTTTGAGAAGTTTGAATCTTTCAATGAATAACTTGGAAGGGGCAATTCCTTTTCGTGGCTCAGGTGCTAGTGAGCTTTTGGCTTTAACTTTTTATCCTCAGATGGAGTCGCTTGATCTCTCTACCAATTCGTTGACAGGTGAGTTGCCTGGGGAGATAGGTACAATGGAAAAGATTAAAGTGCTGAATCTCGCTAACAATAAGCTCTCTGGGGAAGTTCCAATCGATCTCAACAAGCTTAGTGGTCTGGAGTATCTTGATTTGTCAAACAACGGTTTCAACGGTCAGCTTCCCGACAAGCTTCCTTCACAAATGGTGAGGTTTAACGTGTCTTATAACGACTTATCAGGCGTAGTTCCAGAAGGCTTGAGAAGCTACCCGCGTTCGTCGTTTTATCCTGGTAACTCTAAGCTGATTCTCCCAGGTGGGACGCCAACGGGTGTGCCTGAGAAAGAACGTCATTCGAAGCGTAGCGTGATGATCGCTGTTATTGTTGCTTCACTTGGAGCTGCTGTTATGGTTCTCTTTGTCTTATTTGCGTATCATCGAACACAGCTCAAGCACTTTCATGGGAGGAATGAGTTTGCTGATCAAGACACGGCTAGGGACGCCAAGTCTGGACGCTCTTCTCGTCCCTCTTTTCTCAACTTCGGCTCAAATACTGGACAACATTCTTCATCTTTGAGCTTCTCAAACGCTCACTTGCTCACAGCAAATTCAAGGTCCTTATCCGGAATACCCGAACCTGAGATAACTGAGCAGGGTTTACCCCCCGACACATCTGGACGGAGGTCTTCTTCAGGAGGCTCTCCATTGTCCTCCTCGCCTCGTTTTAGCGACCAGCCTGTTATGTTAGATGTCTACTCACCCGATAGGTTGGCTGGAGAGCTCTTCTTTTTAGATCTTTCACTGAAACTCACAGCAGAAGAGCTATCCAGAGCTCCTGCGGAAGTTCTAGGTAGAAGCAGCCATGGAACGCTATACAAAGCAACGCTGGACGATGGGCATATGTTGACCGTGAAGTGGTTGAGAGTTGGACTCGTGAAGCATAAGAAGGATTTCCACAAGGAAGCTAAAAAAATCGGCTCTTTGAAACATCCGAACATAGTCCAGTTGCGAGCTTACTATTGGGGTCCGAGAGAACAAGAGAGGCTTCTCCTCTCTGATTACATGGGAGGAGAAAGCTTGGCTATGCATCTATACG AGACTACTCCGCGGAGGTATTCACCGATGTCTTTCACTCAAAGGCTAAAAGTTGCTGTTGAAGTGGCGCAGTGTCTTCTCTACCTTCATGACAGAGCAATGCCACATGGGAACTTAAAGCCAACAAACATATTCCTCACAAGTCCTGAGAACACAGTGCGGATGACAGATTACTGTATTCACCGTCTGATGAGTTCATCTGGTGTAGCGGAACAGATACTGAACATGAGTGCACTCGGCTACTCTGCTCCTGAACTTGCCTCAGCTTCCAAACCCGTTCCGACGCTCAAATCAGATGTCTACGCGTTTGGTGTGATTCTCATGGAGCTTTTGACTAGACGTAGCGCGGGTGACATAATCTCTGGCCAATCAGGAGCCGTTGATCTGACAGATTGGGTGAGGTTGTGTGATCAAGAAGGTAGGAGAATGGATTGCATAGACAGAGACATTGCAGGTGGAGAAGAGTTCTCTAAGGCAATGGATGATGCACTTGCTGTAGCAATCAGGTGCATTGTCTCTGTAAATGAAAGGCCTAACATCAGACAGGTTCTTGATCAGCTTACCTCAATTTCTTCTCCttga
- the LOC103855847 gene encoding short-chain dehydrogenase RED1 codes for MESGDESPVVLITGCSQGGIGHALAREFSDKGCRVVATSRSRSTMTDLEQDPRLFVQELDVQSDQSVSKVMSNVIDKFGQIDVLVNNAGVQCVGPIAEIPMSAVENTFNTNVFGSMRMTQAVVPHMVSKKKGKIVNVGSITVMAPGPWAGVYTATKAAIHALTDTLRLELGPFGIDVINVVPGGIRTNIANSAVATFNKMPELKLFKPYEEAIRGRAFISQRMKPTPAETFAKDTVAAVLKKNPPAWFSSGRYSTLMAIMYHMPLWFKDFVQKKALMKKD; via the exons atggaaagcgGCGACGAGAGCCCGGTGGTTCTGATAACGGGATGCTCGCAGGGAGGAATCGGCCACGCGCTGGCACGTGAGTTCTCGGATAAGGGATGTCGAGTGGTGGCGACGAGCCGTTCGCGGAGTACGATGACGGATCTGGAGCAGGATCCGAGGTTGTTCGTGCAGGAGCTCGATGTGCAATCTGACCAAAGCGTGAGCAAAGTCATGTCGAACGTTATCGATAAGTTCGGACAGATCGACGTTCTTGTCAACAACGCAGGCGTTCAGTGCGTTGGACCTATTGCGGAGATTCCAATGTCCGCCGTGGAGAACACATTCAACACCAATGTTTTCG GTTCCATGAGGATGACTCAAGCCGTTGTACCTCACATGGTATCTAAGAAAAAGGGAAAGATTGTCAACGTTGGAAGTATCACTGTTATGGCACCAGGTCCATGGGCAGGTGTCTATACAGCTACCAAAGCTGCTATCCATGCTCTTACCGACACACTCAG GTTGGAGCTCGGCCCCTTTGGCATTGATGTAATCAATGTTGTGCCAGGAGGAATACGAACGAACATAGCAAACTCAGCTGTAGCAACCTTCAACAAGATGCCAGAGCTGAAACTATTCAAGCCTTACGAAGAAGCTATCAGAGGGAGAGCCTTTATATCACAGAGGATGAAGCCAACTCCAGCTGAAACATTCGCCAAAGACACCGTAGCTGCAGTGCTAAAGAAGAACCCACCTGCTTGGTTCTCTTCCGGCAGATACTCAACTCTCATGGCAATCATGTACCATATGCCCCTCTGGTTCAAAGATTTTGTCCAGAAGAAGGCTTTAATGAAAAAGGACTAG
- the LOC103855848 gene encoding regulation of nuclear pre-mRNA domain-containing protein 1A isoform X2 yields MSTVFSEEILIDKLAKLNSTQQSIETLSHWCIFNRVKAELIVTTWEKQFHSTEMAQKVPLLYLANDILQNSKRQGNEFVQEFWNVLPKAVKDIVSQGDDRGKGVVSRLVKIWEDRRVFGSRSKNLRDVMLGEDCPLPLDVSKKRPRGSKSSKRDRDSKSSRTKLSSGGGVAEKIASAYHLVVAENSNEEAEMSKCKSAVKRIRKMEKDVEEACSTAKDNPKRESLAKELEEEEYLLRQCIEKLKSVQGSRTSLVNQLKDALREQESELENLEAQIQVAQEQTEEAQNMQKRLKDEDYAPKPTTVAPGSVSTDNNGQSSKMTPASIAAMLTASTSSHMIMQSVLSSFAAEATKTSGLSKSESTVPVSYNNSQNQTPATQGQGQYHVIPNQPAPPQPQFLNPPVMNNPYGFGNIPLMPPGLPPPPPPPHMIGNQQAQSNSAQQQQQPPQQGTFQPSGIMYYGAPHHS; encoded by the exons ATGAGCACTGTATTCAGCGAAGAGATCCTCATCGATAAGCTCGCCAAGCTCAACAGCACTCAACAGTCCATCGAAA CTCTGTCGCATTGGTGTATATTCAACCGGGTGAAAGCTGAGCTGATAGTGACGACATGGGAGAAACAGTTTCACAGTACGGAGATGGCTCAGAAAGTGCCTCTTTTGTATTTGGCTAATGACATTCTTCAGAACAGTAAGCGTCAGGGGAATGAGTTCGTGCAGGAGTTTTGGAATGTTCTTCCTAAGGCTGTTAAAGACATTGTCTCTCAGGGTGATGATCGTGGCAAAGGCGTTGTCTCACGCTTG GTGAAGATATGGGAAGATAGAAGAGTGTTTGGATCACGTTCGAAGAATCTTAGGGATGTGATGCTTGGAGAAGACTGCCCTCTGCCTCTTGATGTCAGCAAAAAGAGGCCTCGTGGATCTAAATCCTCAAAGAGGGACAGGGATTCAAAATCCTCCAGAACG AAACTATCAAGTGGAGGAGGTGTGGCTGAGAAGATAGCATCAGCTTATCACTTGGTTGTTGCGGAAAACTCGAATGAAGAAGCTGAGATGAGTAAATGCAAGTCTGCAGTTAAACGAATCAGGAAGATGGAGAAAGATGTTGAGGAAGCCTGCTCTACTG CCAAAGACAACCCGAAGAGAGAATCACTGGCTAAAGAATTGGAAGAGGAAGAATACCTTCTGAGACAATGCATTGAGAAGCTTAAATCTGTTCAAGGGAGTAGGACTTCCCTTGTCAACCAGCTTAAAGACGCACTACGCGAACAG GAATCTGAACTGGAGAATCTTGAAGCTCAGATTCAG GTGGCACAAGAACAAACAGAAGAAGCTCAGAACATGCAGAAACGCCTCAAGGATGAGGATTATGCACCAAAACCAACAACCGTCGCTCCAGGATCAGTCTCAACTGACAACAACGGCCAATCATCAAAAATGACGCCTGCTTCCATAGCTGCGATGCTCACAGCTTCCACCTCGTCGCATATGATCATGCAATCTGTTCTCTCCTCATTCGCAGCTGAAGCAACAAAAACCTCCGGTCTATCCAAATCAGAGAGCACAGTTCCGGTTTCTTACAACAACTCCCAGAACCAGACACCCGCCACACAAGGTCAAGGTCAGTACCATGTAATCCCTAATCAACCAGCACCACCACAACCACAGTTCTTGAATCCGCCGGTAATGAACAATCCTTACGGTTTTGGTAACATCCCGTTAATGCCACCTGGACTTCCGccgcctccaccaccaccgcATATGATAGGTAATCAACAGGCTCAGTCCAACTCagctcaacaacaacaacaacctccTCAACAAGGTACTTTTCAGCCATCTGGGATAATGTATTATGGAGCTCCACACCACTCTTAA
- the LOC103855848 gene encoding regulation of nuclear pre-mRNA domain-containing protein 1A isoform X1 — protein MSTVFSEEILIDKLAKLNSTQQSIETLSHWCIFNRVKAELIVTTWEKQFHSTEMAQKVPLLYLANDILQNSKRQGNEFVQEFWNVLPKAVKDIVSQGDDRGKGVVSRLVKIWEDRRVFGSRSKNLRDVMLGEDCPLPLDVSKKRPRGSKSSKRDRDSKSSRTQKLSSGGGVAEKIASAYHLVVAENSNEEAEMSKCKSAVKRIRKMEKDVEEACSTAKDNPKRESLAKELEEEEYLLRQCIEKLKSVQGSRTSLVNQLKDALREQESELENLEAQIQVAQEQTEEAQNMQKRLKDEDYAPKPTTVAPGSVSTDNNGQSSKMTPASIAAMLTASTSSHMIMQSVLSSFAAEATKTSGLSKSESTVPVSYNNSQNQTPATQGQGQYHVIPNQPAPPQPQFLNPPVMNNPYGFGNIPLMPPGLPPPPPPPHMIGNQQAQSNSAQQQQQPPQQGTFQPSGIMYYGAPHHS, from the exons ATGAGCACTGTATTCAGCGAAGAGATCCTCATCGATAAGCTCGCCAAGCTCAACAGCACTCAACAGTCCATCGAAA CTCTGTCGCATTGGTGTATATTCAACCGGGTGAAAGCTGAGCTGATAGTGACGACATGGGAGAAACAGTTTCACAGTACGGAGATGGCTCAGAAAGTGCCTCTTTTGTATTTGGCTAATGACATTCTTCAGAACAGTAAGCGTCAGGGGAATGAGTTCGTGCAGGAGTTTTGGAATGTTCTTCCTAAGGCTGTTAAAGACATTGTCTCTCAGGGTGATGATCGTGGCAAAGGCGTTGTCTCACGCTTG GTGAAGATATGGGAAGATAGAAGAGTGTTTGGATCACGTTCGAAGAATCTTAGGGATGTGATGCTTGGAGAAGACTGCCCTCTGCCTCTTGATGTCAGCAAAAAGAGGCCTCGTGGATCTAAATCCTCAAAGAGGGACAGGGATTCAAAATCCTCCAGAACG CAGAAACTATCAAGTGGAGGAGGTGTGGCTGAGAAGATAGCATCAGCTTATCACTTGGTTGTTGCGGAAAACTCGAATGAAGAAGCTGAGATGAGTAAATGCAAGTCTGCAGTTAAACGAATCAGGAAGATGGAGAAAGATGTTGAGGAAGCCTGCTCTACTG CCAAAGACAACCCGAAGAGAGAATCACTGGCTAAAGAATTGGAAGAGGAAGAATACCTTCTGAGACAATGCATTGAGAAGCTTAAATCTGTTCAAGGGAGTAGGACTTCCCTTGTCAACCAGCTTAAAGACGCACTACGCGAACAG GAATCTGAACTGGAGAATCTTGAAGCTCAGATTCAG GTGGCACAAGAACAAACAGAAGAAGCTCAGAACATGCAGAAACGCCTCAAGGATGAGGATTATGCACCAAAACCAACAACCGTCGCTCCAGGATCAGTCTCAACTGACAACAACGGCCAATCATCAAAAATGACGCCTGCTTCCATAGCTGCGATGCTCACAGCTTCCACCTCGTCGCATATGATCATGCAATCTGTTCTCTCCTCATTCGCAGCTGAAGCAACAAAAACCTCCGGTCTATCCAAATCAGAGAGCACAGTTCCGGTTTCTTACAACAACTCCCAGAACCAGACACCCGCCACACAAGGTCAAGGTCAGTACCATGTAATCCCTAATCAACCAGCACCACCACAACCACAGTTCTTGAATCCGCCGGTAATGAACAATCCTTACGGTTTTGGTAACATCCCGTTAATGCCACCTGGACTTCCGccgcctccaccaccaccgcATATGATAGGTAATCAACAGGCTCAGTCCAACTCagctcaacaacaacaacaacctccTCAACAAGGTACTTTTCAGCCATCTGGGATAATGTATTATGGAGCTCCACACCACTCTTAA
- the LOC103855849 gene encoding inactive TPR repeat-containing thioredoxin TTL3: protein MAESQVKKRWRCGLLGLVGRCGLRSKRSTATNGSHKSTMSSSNASTACTPNIQFTKSPGIELNAKKLQEHKVSPEPIQLPDQTQRPISNPSPNQNPNNQHLDNNGNQQESNNLEPVQQQARKVPKEAIGLSGELESMIIDNQKAKGINGSMVRASSGNVMLFGNLGNLKQPGTAAVGNQTNVQNKEERQTSPVAPTSVSDNQEQSGTLCREVSTRMDPETLKTMGNEDYKNGNYVEALALYDAAIAIDPKKAAYRSNKSAALAALGRILEAVFECKEAIRMEPHYHKAQHRLAYLYLRLGEVENSIYHFKHSGPEADQEDVLKAKTVQTLLNKCTEAKRLRDWNTLIKETENTIGSGADAAPHVYALQAEAFLKSLRHQEADDAMSRCPVLDVEMSTKYYGPISSAGFLVVWAQVHMSSGRFGEAVEAIQRANKLDGNNREVSMVLRRAQAVMAARSKGNDYFKAGRFQEASAAYGEGLDHDSRNSVLLCNRAACLSKMSKFDRAVEDCTAALTVRPAYTKARLRRADCNAKLGNWESAIRDYEILSKETPEDEEVIRGLSEAQEQLVKCQGHREMDQEVTE, encoded by the exons ATGGCAGAGAGTCAGGTGAAGAAAAGGTGGCGTTGTGGATTGTTGGGTCTTGTTGGTAGATGTGGCTTAAGGTCCAAGAGATCTACAGCTACAAATGGTAGTCATAAAAGCACAATGAGCAGCAGCAACGCCTCCACAGCCTGCACCCCTAATATTCAGTTCACTAAATCTCCAGGTATTGAATTAAACGCCAAGAAGCTTCAAGAACACAAAGTTTCACCTGAGCCGATCCAGTTACCGGATCAGACACAAAGACCTATTTCAAACCCCTCACCCAATCAAAACCCTAATAACCAACATTTAGACAATAACGGGAATCAACAAGAGAGTAACAATCTGGAGCCGGTCCAACAACAAGCGAGGAAGGTTCCAAAGGAAGCTATCGGTTTATCCGGTGAGCTAGAGAGTATGATCATAGACAACCAGAAAGCCAAAGGGATTAATGGCTCTATGGTTCGAGCATCTTCAGGCAATGTGATGTTGTTTGGCAATCTTGGGAACTTGAAGCAGCCTGGCACAGCAGCGGTTGGGAACCAAACCAATgttcaaaacaaagaagaaagacaAACATCACCAGTTGCACCAACATCGGTTTCAGATAACCAAGAACAGTCAGGAACTTTGTGTAGGGAGGTATCCACACGAATGGATCCAGAAACGTTAAAGACAATGGGAAACGAAGATTACAAGAACGGGAACTATGTAGAGGCCTTAGCATTGTATGATGCTGCTATAGCCATCGATCCAAAGAAGGCTGCGTATCGTAGCAACAAAAGCGCTGCATTAGCAGCGTTGGGGAGGATCCTCGAAGCAGTGTTTGAATGTAAGGAAGCAATACGAATGGAGCCTCATTACCATAAAGCTCAACATCGGTTGGCTTACTTGTACCTCAG GTTAGGAGAGGTGGAGAACTCGATATATCATTTCAAGCATTCGGGTCCCGAAGCAGATCAAGAAGACGTTTTAAAGGCCAAGACGGTACAGACACTTCTCAACAAATGCACTGAAGCCAAAAGATTGCGTGATTGGAACACTCTTATCAAAGAAACGGAAAACACCATAGGTTCAGGAGCTGATGCAGCTCCTCATGTATATGCATTGCAAGCAGAAGCTTTTCTAAAGAGCTTAAGACATCAAGAGGCTGATGATGCTATGTCTAGATGTCCGGTTTTGGATGTGGAAATGAGCACAAAATATTACGGACCCATCAGTTCCGCTGGTTTCTTGGTCGTATGGGCTCAGGTTCATATGTCTTCCGGAAG ATTTGGAGAAGCGGTTGAGGCGATTCAACGAGCGAACAAGCTTGATGGGAATAACAGGGAAGTAAGCATGGTTCTCCGGCGTGCGCAGGCGGTTATGGCTGCGCGGTCTAAAGGCAACGATTACTTCAAAGCTGGACGGTTTCAAGAAGCTAGCGCAGCTTATGGTGAAGGGTTAGACCATGACTCGAGAAACTCAGTTTTGTTATGTAACCGAGCAGCATGTCTGTCCAAAATGAGCAAGTTCGATAGAGCGGTCGAGGATTGCACTGCAGCACTCACCGTCCGTCCTGCGTACACCAAGGCTCGACTGAGAAGAGCTGATTGTAACGCTAAG CTTGGGAATTGGGAATCGGCGATTAGAGACTACGAGATACTGAGTAAAGAGACACCGGAAGACGAGGAAGTGATCAGAGGATTGTCGGAGGCTCAAGAGCAGCTTGTGAAATGCCAAGGCCACCGTGAAATGGATCAGGAAGTCACTGAGTGA